The genomic segment GCGCCCGACCTGCCCGGCGCCGGCCCCCAGCCCGCGCAACTGGCGCAGGCGCTCAAGCAGACCCTGCAGCAGAGCGGCCTGTTCTACGAATCGCATCTGGCCGACATGGCCTACGGCCAGCGCGACGCCGCCGAGCTGGCGCGCGAGCCCCAGTCGCGCCTGAATCCGGACACGATGCCGCGCATCAACCCGGCCGGCGAGAACCGTTCGCTGCTGGCGGACAACCTGCGCTTCGGCCTGCCGACCACGGCCTCGCCGATGACCTTGCAGGCCGACGGCCAGCCTACCCACGGCACCGCCACCACCTGGTCCGGCTCGCAGCCCGGCACGCCGCCCGCGACGCCGCCGGGCATCCATCCGGACGCCGCGCTGCTGGTGCGCCAGCAGCTCGAGGTCTTCGCCAACCAGACCCTGGCCTGGGAAGGCGCGGCCTGGCCGGGCGCGCCGATGTGGTGGGAAATCCGCCGCGAGCAGGACGACGCGATGCCGGGCGGCAATCCGGTCGAGGCCGGGCAAAGCTGGGCCACGCGCCTGGTGCTGAACCTGCCCCGCCTCGGCACGGTGGAAGTCCGCATGAACCTGGCCGGCAGCCAACTGGTCATGAACATCGTCGCCCCGCAAAGCGACAGCGAGATCGCCCAGGCCGGCGCCGGGCTGCGGCAACGCATGCAGGCCGCCGGCCTGACGCTGTCCGACCTGACGGTGGCCGCGCACGCGCCGGCCCTGGAGGAATTGCTTTGAACGCCGCCGGCACGCAACAGGACGCGGGCGCCGATCGCCAGGTCGCCGTCGCCCTGTCCTATAACGAGGCGGAAGCCGCGCCGCGCGTGGTGGCCAAGGGGTATGGCACCCTGGCCGACACCATCATCCGCACGGCGCGGGAACATGGCCTGTACGTACATCAATCGCCCGAGCTGGTGGGCCTGCTGATGCAGGTCAACCTGGACGCGCAGATCCCGCCCCAGTTGTACGTCGCGGTGGCGGAGTTGCTGGCCTGGCTGTACCGGGTCGAGTCCGGCGGCGCCGAGGCCGCCAAGGAAGCCCTGCTCGCGGCCAGGACGCATCGCACGCCCGCGCCGCCCGAGCCGC from the Bordetella genomosp. 10 genome contains:
- a CDS encoding EscU/YscU/HrcU family type III secretion system export apparatus switch protein — protein: MNAAGTQQDAGADRQVAVALSYNEAEAAPRVVAKGYGTLADTIIRTAREHGLYVHQSPELVGLLMQVNLDAQIPPQLYVAVAELLAWLYRVESGGAEAAKEALLAARTHRTPAPPEPPRNTPTPR
- the fliK gene encoding flagellar hook-length control protein FliK, with the translated sequence ARANATAQAAGGTDGADGAPQAAASRARLADAALAALASQAPDLPGAGPQPAQLAQALKQTLQQSGLFYESHLADMAYGQRDAAELAREPQSRLNPDTMPRINPAGENRSLLADNLRFGLPTTASPMTLQADGQPTHGTATTWSGSQPGTPPATPPGIHPDAALLVRQQLEVFANQTLAWEGAAWPGAPMWWEIRREQDDAMPGGNPVEAGQSWATRLVLNLPRLGTVEVRMNLAGSQLVMNIVAPQSDSEIAQAGAGLRQRMQAAGLTLSDLTVAAHAPALEELL